Part of the Acidimicrobiales bacterium genome is shown below.
CAAGGAACTGGAGGTCGAGCTGCCCGAGGGCACCGAGGCCGCCACCGTCAAGGCCGACGTGGAGGCCGCCCTCTCCAGCGGTGGCGTGCTCTGGCTGACCGACCGCAAGGGCCGCAACGTGGGCGTCCCGGCCGACAAGGTGGCCTACATCGACCTGGGCGTCGAGGCCGGCGACCGCCGCATCGGGTTCGCGGGCTGATCGTCACCCCCGGGCCCCGCCCCG
Proteins encoded:
- a CDS encoding DUF3107 domain-containing protein; amino-acid sequence: MDIRIGVTYTAKELEVELPEGTEAATVKADVEAALSSGGVLWLTDRKGRNVGVPADKVAYIDLGVEAGDRRIGFAG